The region GCGCTCGCACCCGGCGTCCGATCCCAACGCCTGCTCCTGAAAATGACGACGACGATCCGTTCGCTAAAACCCCACTCGCTCGTGATGATCAATCCGAAATGCCGTCAAAGGGTGATCGCGTCGGCTATGGCAAACCACCCAAGGCGCACCGCTTTAAAAAGGGGCAATCCGGAAATCCCAAGGGACGACCGAAGGGCGCCAAGGGCCTGAAGGCCCTCGCGCGCAAGCTGCTAACGGAAAAGGTCGCGGTGCGCACTGGCGGCGGTCTTAAGCGCATGAACAAGGTGGAAGCGATGCTTCACAAGCTCGCTGAACAGGCATTCGCGGGTAATCTCCGGGCTATCACGCTGCTTTTCCATCTCTATCAGGAGAGTGTGCCCGACCTCGCGATCGTCAAGGGTGGCGTACCATTGTCACCGATGGACATGGACGAGCATGACCGCGCGATCCTCGCCCAACTTCGCAAGAGCTTGATCGAAGGAGCGGGCGATGAATGAGGCCCTCGCCGCTGGCATGCGCCAGAATTTCGAGCTGTTCCTAATGCGCGTTTACGGTGATCTGCACGCGACCGCGAAACCGTTGGAGATGGCCTGGTATCTCAAGGCCATTTCTCACGCGCTGATCGAGGCAAGCGATACATCGGGCTCGCGCCTGATCATCACCGTGCCGCCCAGGCACCTGAAGTCGATCGCGGCCTCGGTCGCGTTGCCGGCCTTTTTGCTGGGGCGCGATCCGACCCTGCGGATCATGGTGGCCACGTACAGTCAGGATCTCGCCCGCCTCCATGCCAGCCAGTGTCGCGCGATCATGCAGACGGACTGGTACAAGCGCCTGTTTCCAAACACACGCATCGCGGACGACGGCAACCGCGTACTCGAACTTGTCACCACCAAGGGGGGCGGCCGAAAGGCCGTCTCCGTCGGTGGGACGGTGACGGGCTACGGCGCCGACATCATCCTGGTCGACGATTGCCTCAAGGCGGACGATGCGCGCAGCGAGGCGAAGCGGGAGGAGGCCAAGGCCTGGTTCGATGGCACGCTCGCCACTCGCCTGAACTCTCCTGGTGGAGGCGCGATCATTTCCATCTCGCAGCGATTGCACGAAGATGATCTGCCGGCGCATCTGATGAACAAGGGCTACCG is a window of Sphingomonas sp. Leaf357 DNA encoding:
- a CDS encoding DUF5681 domain-containing protein gives rise to the protein MTIVPKKLPTRSSPEPDIDPYAHLVVRARTRRPIPTPAPENDDDDPFAKTPLARDDQSEMPSKGDRVGYGKPPKAHRFKKGQSGNPKGRPKGAKGLKALARKLLTEKVAVRTGGGLKRMNKVEAMLHKLAEQAFAGNLRAITLLFHLYQESVPDLAIVKGGVPLSPMDMDEHDRAILAQLRKSLIEGAGDE